Below is a genomic region from Pseudomonas sp. JQ170C.
GGCAGAATGTGCCGCAGGATCACCCAGCGATCCTGCAGGCCCAGGGCGCGGGCGGCCATCACGTATTCCAGGTTGCGCCCGCGCAGGAACTCGGCACGCACGACGTCCACCAGGGCCAGCCAGGAAAACAGCGCCATGATGCCCAGCAACCACCAGAAATTCGGCTCCACAAAGCCACTGAGGATGATCAGCAAGTAGAGCACCGGCAACCCCGACCACACCTCCAGCAAGCGCTGCCCGATCAAGTCGACCCAGCCGCCGTGATAACCCTGCAAGGCACCGGCGGCAATGCCGATCACCGTGCTGATCACCGTCAGGGCCAGGGCGAACAGGATCGACACCCGCGTGCCATACAGCACCCGGGCCAGCACATCGCGCGCCTGGTCGTCGGTACCCAGCCAGTTCACCGCGGTCGGCGGGCTCGGGGTGGGTTGTTGCAGGTCGTAGTTGGGGGTGTCGGCACTGAAGGGAACGGGCGCGAACAGCATCCAGCCGCCCTGATCCTTGATCAGTTGCTGCACGTACTGGCTGCGGTAGTCGGGCTGGAACAGCAGCTGGCCGCCGAATTCCTGTTCGGTGTAGCGTTTGAAGGCCGGGAAATACAGCTGGTTCTGGTAGCTCAACACCAGCGGCTTGTCGTTGGCCACCAGCTCTGCGCCCAGGCTCAGCACCAGCAAAATGCCGAACAGCCACAATGAGTACCAGCCCCGGCGGTTGCGCCGGAAAGCCTGCAGGCGTCTGCGCGAAACCGGCGAAAGGCTGAACATCAATGGGCCCTCGTGGCAAAGTCGATACGCGGATCGACCAGGGTGTAGCACAGGTCACCGACCAGGCGGATCAACAGGCCGAACAGGGTGAAGATGAACAGCGAGCCGAACACCACCGGATAGTCCCGCGACACCGCCGCCTCATAGCTCATGCGCCCCAGGCCATCGAGGGAGAAGATCACCTCGATCAGCAGCGAACCGGCAAAGAACACCGTGATCAATGCCTGGGGAATGCCGGCCACCACCAGCAGGATGGCGTTGCGAAACACATGGCCGTACAGCACCCGCCGCTCGCTCAGGCCCTTGGCCCGGGCGGTGATGACGTACTGGCGGGTGATCTCGTTGAGGAAGGCGTTCTTGGTCAGCAGGGTCAGGGTCGCGAAACCGCCGATCACCAGGGCCCCGACCGGCAGCACCAGGTGCCAGAAGTAATCGGCCACCTTGCCCAGCAGGCTGAGCTGATCAAAGTCCTCCGACACCAGGCCGCGCACCGGGAACCAGTTCAGCGAAGTGCCGCCGGCGAACAGCACGATCAAGAGCAAGGCGAACAGGAACGATGGCAAGGCATAGCCAATCACGATCAGACTGCTGCTCCAGGCATCGAATGCGGTGCCGTGCCGCACGGCCTTGCGAATCCCCAGGGGAATGGACACCAGGTAGGTGATCAATGTGGCCCAGAAGCCCAGCGACAAGGTTACCGGCATCTTCTCCAGAATCAGGTCGGTGACCTTGGCGCCACGAAAGAAGCTGTTGCCGAAGTCCAGCCGTGCGTATTGGCCCAGCATCAGCCACAAGCGTTCCGGTGCCGACTTGTCGAAGCCGTACTGGCGCTTGATGTCTTCGATCAGTTTCGGGTCCAGGCCACGGCTGGCCCGGGAGCTGGCATGCAGGGTTTCGACGCTGGCCCCCGGCGCGCCGCCGCCGATGCCCTGCAAACGGGCAATGGCCTGCTCCACCGGGCCACCAGGCGCAGCCTGGACGATGACGAAATTGACCAGCAGGATGATCAGCAGGGTCGGAATGATCAATAACAGCCGGCGCAGGATGTAGACAGTCATGGCTGCTCCTTGAGGCGCTCGGCCATCTGCGCGTTGGTCAGCGCCGTGGGGCTGACTTCCCACCAGCTGTCCAGGCCTTCGTCGTTGCTGGCCTGTACCTTGGGCAGGCCGAAGCGGTTCCACCACACGGTGGAGGAGCCGGGTGGATAGTAGTTGGGGATCCAGTAGTAGTTCCATTGCAGCACCCGGTCCAGGGCGTGGGCATGGCGCAGCATGTCGGCCTGGGTGCTGGCCTTGACCAGCCCGTCGATCAGCCGGTCCACCGCCGGGTCTTGCAAGGCCATGTAGTTATTGGCACCAGGATCGTTGGCCGAGGTCGAGCCAAAGAAGTTGTACAGCTCGATGCCGGGTGAGGTGGTGACCGGGTAGCCGGTCACGATCATGTCGTAGTCCCGGGCCATGAGCCGGTTGACGTACTGCGAAGGGTCGATCCGGCGAATGTCGAGGGTGATGCCAATTTGCGCCAGGTTGCGCTTCCAGGGCAGCAGCAAGCGCTCGAAGCCGGTTTGGGCGTTGAGAAAGGTGAACTGCAGGGGCTCGCCCTGGTCGTTTACCAGTTGATCGCCTTCAGGCTTCCAGCCAGCCGCCTTGAGCAAGGCCAGGGCTTGCAGCTGCTTGTCGCGAATCAGCCCCGAGCCGTCGGTGCGCGGCGCCTCGAACACCTGGGTAAACACCTCGTCGGGCACCTGCCCGCGCAAGGGTTCGAGCAGCGCCAGCTCGCCGGCATCGGGCAGGGCCCGGGCAGCCAGGACGCTGTTGGAGAAAAAGCTCTGCTGGCGGATGTACAGGTTGCGCATCATCTGCCGGTTGCTCCACTCGAAATCCCACAGCATGGCCAGCGCCTGGCGCACGCGGCGGTCCTTGAACACCGGTCGTTGCAGGTTGAAGACAAAGCCCTGGGCAGTCTGCGGTGCCTGCTTGGCCAGGTGGGCGCGTTGCAAGCGGCCGTCTTCCAGCGCCGGGCTGTTGTAGCCGATGGAGTAGCCGGTGGCGGAGAACTCGCGGTTGTAGTCGAAACCACCGCCGCGCAGCACCTGGCGCGCCACTTCGGTATCGCCGAAGTACTCGATGCGCAGGCGGTCGAAGTTATAGCGGCCGCGATTGACCGGCAGGTCCCGGGCCCACCAGGTCGGGTCGCGTTCAAAGGTGATGCTGCGGCCATTGTCGATTGGCCCGATACGGTAGGGGCCGCTGCCCACGGGCGCTTCAAAACCACCGCCGCTGGCAAAGTCGCGGTCCTTCCACCAATGCTCGGGCAGCACCGGCAGGGTGGCCAGGTCCAGCGGCAGGGTGCGGTTCAGGTTGCTCTTGAAGTGAAAGCGGATCTGCCGTGGCCCCTCTATCTCGACCCGCTCGACATCGGCGAACTGGGTGCGGAACTTGAGGTTGCCTTTTTGCATCAGCGTGTCGTAGGTGAAGCGCACATCCTCGGCGCGCACCGGCTGGCCATCGGCAAAGCGCGCACGGGGGTCGAGGTAAAAGCGCAGCCACAGGCCCGCGGGGTCACGCTCAAGCTGGCGTGCGATCAGACCGTAAACAGTGTACGGCTCATCTTGCGAGCGCACGGCCAGGGGCGCGTACAACCAGCCATCGACCTCGGCAACGCCGGTGCCTTTGTCGATATAGGGCAACACATGGTCGAACTGGCCGATCTCGATGGCCGAGCGGCGCAGGCTGCCGCCTTTGGGGGCGTCGGGGTTGGCGTAGTCGAAATGCTTGAAGTTGGCGGGGTAGCGGGGTGCTTCGCCATAGACGGTGAGGGCGTGACCGGGGGCTGCCAGGGCGGCATCGGTCCAGGCCAGGATCAGGACGAAGACTACAGCGAGAGAGGAAGGAACTAATTGCAAGCGCCTGACTACCTGTGCCCACGGGTGTGGCTGTAGCTTAGCAGCTTGGCACGCTGCACCTGAACCGGTCCGGGTGGACCGGTTCGGGCGAGAAGGACTCAGTCCTGGCGGCTGGTCACTTCCAGCAGGTGGTAACCGAACTGGGTCTTCACCGGGCCTTGGACGGTGTTGATCGGGGCGCTGAACACCACGGTGTCGAATTCCTTGACCATCTGGCCTGGGCCGAACGAGCCCAGGTCGCCGCCCTGACGGCTGGACGGGCAGGT
It encodes:
- a CDS encoding ABC transporter permease, translating into MFSLSPVSRRRLQAFRRNRRGWYSLWLFGILLVLSLGAELVANDKPLVLSYQNQLYFPAFKRYTEQEFGGQLLFQPDYRSQYVQQLIKDQGGWMLFAPVPFSADTPNYDLQQPTPSPPTAVNWLGTDDQARDVLARVLYGTRVSILFALALTVISTVIGIAAGALQGYHGGWVDLIGQRLLEVWSGLPVLYLLIILSGFVEPNFWWLLGIMALFSWLALVDVVRAEFLRGRNLEYVMAARALGLQDRWVILRHILPNAMNATLTFLPFILTGAITTLTALDFLGFGMPAGSASLGELVNQGKQNLQAPWLGFTAFFSLALILSLLVFIGDALREAFDPRA
- a CDS encoding microcin C ABC transporter permease YejB, which produces MTVYILRRLLLIIPTLLIILLVNFVIVQAAPGGPVEQAIARLQGIGGGAPGASVETLHASSRASRGLDPKLIEDIKRQYGFDKSAPERLWLMLGQYARLDFGNSFFRGAKVTDLILEKMPVTLSLGFWATLITYLVSIPLGIRKAVRHGTAFDAWSSSLIVIGYALPSFLFALLLIVLFAGGTSLNWFPVRGLVSEDFDQLSLLGKVADYFWHLVLPVGALVIGGFATLTLLTKNAFLNEITRQYVITARAKGLSERRVLYGHVFRNAILLVVAGIPQALITVFFAGSLLIEVIFSLDGLGRMSYEAAVSRDYPVVFGSLFIFTLFGLLIRLVGDLCYTLVDPRIDFATRAH
- a CDS encoding extracellular solute-binding protein, whose translation is MILAWTDAALAAPGHALTVYGEAPRYPANFKHFDYANPDAPKGGSLRRSAIEIGQFDHVLPYIDKGTGVAEVDGWLYAPLAVRSQDEPYTVYGLIARQLERDPAGLWLRFYLDPRARFADGQPVRAEDVRFTYDTLMQKGNLKFRTQFADVERVEIEGPRQIRFHFKSNLNRTLPLDLATLPVLPEHWWKDRDFASGGGFEAPVGSGPYRIGPIDNGRSITFERDPTWWARDLPVNRGRYNFDRLRIEYFGDTEVARQVLRGGGFDYNREFSATGYSIGYNSPALEDGRLQRAHLAKQAPQTAQGFVFNLQRPVFKDRRVRQALAMLWDFEWSNRQMMRNLYIRQQSFFSNSVLAARALPDAGELALLEPLRGQVPDEVFTQVFEAPRTDGSGLIRDKQLQALALLKAAGWKPEGDQLVNDQGEPLQFTFLNAQTGFERLLLPWKRNLAQIGITLDIRRIDPSQYVNRLMARDYDMIVTGYPVTTSPGIELYNFFGSTSANDPGANNYMALQDPAVDRLIDGLVKASTQADMLRHAHALDRVLQWNYYWIPNYYPPGSSTVWWNRFGLPKVQASNDEGLDSWWEVSPTALTNAQMAERLKEQP
- a CDS encoding peptidylprolyl isomerase, producing the protein MAKATARHILVATEDKCNELKAQIEAGADFAEIAKANSTCPSSRQGGDLGSFGPGQMVKEFDTVVFSAPINTVQGPVKTQFGYHLLEVTSRQD